A stretch of Fulvia fulva chromosome 4, complete sequence DNA encodes these proteins:
- a CDS encoding Bikaverin cluster transcription factor bik5 → MAEDTPASETSPSSNTVTENPSSNPSAFLAPSDFLPGLPPSTETPSTALGPERETPPAEEGSTEDATQGAAPSKATVDAQGRTLNPRSCVTCRKRKVKCDKLHPCSNCNRAHIECVFPAPGRAPRKVRKVSEGKDKGLLDRLRRLEGVVKGMGVDASGAPTKDEDGAEQEHRAGSMDFTNGHGPNSEVTTLPQDPDQEFQKRSRWVERQQSGRFENRFGRLVVNEGKSRYINNSFWANLSNEVEDLKGILHQSSDEEDNVDSGSPTSQTQVPSNHHGFIFGYSSQNVELLNLHPLPGQIAEYWDIYKDRVDPLCKVLHIPTTEATVLSAASHLSNLSRGFECLLFAIYYGATTSLSAQDCLLKLGEEKSTLLARYRFAIEQALARANFLTTEEIVVLQAFVVFLMCLRRNNDARVIWTLTGLVVRISQTIGIHRDSSHFGLAPFEVEMRRRLWWQVCILDTRASEDHGCDPTIVEQSFDTKMPLNVNDVDITPEMKEFPLERHGCTDMSFCLLRFEVANTFRRISYIPPGPPKACSDFYQSVTLEDKERWITECHRRLEERYLKHCDMSAPFFWVTATVARLMMSKMWLMVYHPFQRQDGGATLSEDVKDKLFITSLENMEYSILLETEVRTMKWGWLFKTYVQWHALAFLLSELCHRTTGDIVERAWVAVEKTRDGRWGGQIQEETNTGHLWRPLKKLYRKAKDARERGLQEEQLVQQRLAKPPTRTYSPNENPMFGHPQKPRMVRAPLSSAQLQRFTEGPTFGQAPLDKHELLRSPKLSQAKVDDPMDTAGSTADILQQPLLQDLDQNLVGGQVQGLNNMQFSMPPNNQPIVAPRAQLRQNAPHFGNNFLGVTGSIDFNDFPNGNNVMAVNAPDPNQNNHMRANSLDTLEDDLNIMDTSGDLNWENWDQLVRQFGMDIESNPAPTGNAMTWNAPNFEMGTNGQNLRMGMGMGGGDWF, encoded by the coding sequence ATGGCCGAAGACACACCAGCCTCAGAGACGTCGCCCAGTAGCAACACAGTCACTGAGAATCCGTCGTCGAACCCATCTGCCTTCTTAGCACCGTCAGACTTCCTCCCGGGACTGCCTCCTTCGACGGAAACACCGTCCACTGCGTTGGGACCCGAGCGAGAAACACCCCCGGCGGAGGAAGGCTCGACCGAAGATGCGACGCAGGGCGCTGCTCCGTCGAAGGCGACAGTTGATGCGCAAGGCAGGACGCTGAACCCACGATCGTGTGTGACATGTAGGAAGAGGAAGGTGAAATGCGACAAGCTGCATCCATGCAGCAACTGCAATCGAGCACACATCGAATGCGTCTTCCCGGCTCCAGGTCGAGCGCCGAGGAAGGTGCGCAAGGTTAGCGAAGGCAAGGACAAAGGGCTGCTGGACAGGCTCCGCCGCCTGGAAGGTGTCGTCAAGGGCATGGGCGTGGATGCTTCGGGTGCACCAACCAAGGACGAAGATGGCGCCGAGCAGGAGCACCGTGCGGGCAGCATGGATTTCACAAATGGCCATGGCCCCAATTCAGAAGTCACGACTTTGCCACAAGACCCAGATCAAGAGTTCCAGAAGAGGTCGAGGTGGGTGGAGCGGCAGCAAAGCGGCCGCTTCGAGAACAGGTTTGGTCGACTTGTCGTCAACGAGGGCAAGTCACGTTATATCAACAATTCGTTCTGGGCGAACCTCAGCAACGAAGTGGAAGATCTGAAAGGTATCCTTCATCAGTCCAGTGACGAGGAAGACAACGTCGACTCGGGCTCCCCAACTTCTCAGACACAAGTGCCCAGCAACCATCATGGATTCATCTTTGGCTACAGCTCGCAGAACGTGGAGCTGCTCAACTTACACCCACTTCCAGGACAGATTGCCGAGTACTGGGACATCTACAAGGACCGCGTAGACCCCCTTTGCAAAGTGCTTCACATCCCTACCACAGAGGCGACGGTGCTAAGCGCGGCGTCACATCTGTCGAACCTCTCTCGAGGATTCGAGTGCCTGCTATTTGCCATCTACTATGGTGCTACCACCAGTCTTTCAGCTCAAGACTGTCTACTCAAGCTGGGCGAGGAGAAGTCAACTCTCTTGGCCAGATATCGCTTCGCCATCGAGCAGGCTCTGGCGCGAGCTAACTTCTTGACAACAGAAGAGATTGTCGTCTTGCAGGCATTTGTCGTCTTCCTGATGTGCTTGAGACGCAACAACGATGCTCGAGTCATCTGGACGTTGACTGGTCTCGTGGTGCGAATCTCTCAGACCATCGGCATACACCGTGACAGCTCGCACTTTGGCCTTGCGCCGTTTGAGGTTGAGATGCGGCGCCGTCTGTGGTGGCAGGTTTGCATACTTGACACTCGCGCAAGTGAGGATCATGGCTGCGATCCTACCATCGTTGAGCAGTCTTTCGACACCAAGATGCCACTGAATGTCAACGACGTGGACATCACACCAGAGATGAAGGAGTTCCCACTCGAACGGCATGGCTGTACAGACATGTCATTCTGCTTGTTGCGGTTCGAGGTTGCAAACACTTTCCGAAGGATCAGCTACATTCCACCTGGGCCACCCAAAGCATGTAGCGACTTCTACCAGTCGGTGACCCTGGAAGACAAAGAGCGATGGATTACAGAATGTCATCGACGACTTGAAGAGCGGTACCTCAAGCATTGCGACATGAGTGCTCCATTTTTCTGGGTGACAGCGACAGTGGCACGCCTGATGATGAGCAAGATGTGGCTTATGGTATACCATCCTTTTCAACGCCAAGATGGCGGCGCAACACTTTCCGAGGATGTGAAGGACAAATTGTTCATCACCAGTCTGGAGAACATGGAGTACAGTATCTTACTCGAGACCGAAGTTAGAACCATGAAGTGGGGCTGGCTTTTCAAGACGTACGTGCAATGGCATGCGCTTGCCTTCTTATTGTCGGAGCTTTGCCATCGCACTACCGGCGACATCGTCGAGCGCGCATGGGTGGCGGTCGAAAAGACACGCGACGGCCGGTGGGGTGGCCAGATCCAAGAAGAGACGAACACTGGTCACCTGTGGCGACCGCTCAAGAAGCTGTACCGGAAAGCCAAGGATGCTCGAGAACGTGGTCTTCAAGAGGAGCAGCTTGTTCAACAGAGATTGGCGAAGCCACCTACGAGGACATACAGTCCTAATGAGAACCCGATGTTTGGACATCCGCAGAAACCACGCATGGTCAGAGCGCCACTTAGCTCCGCACAATTGCAACGCTTCACCGAAGGCCCAACTTTTGGTCAAGCGCCGTTAGACAAGCACGAACTCCTGCGATCGCCAAAGCTGAGCCAGGCAAAGGTGGACGACCCTATGGACACAGCAGGCTCAACTGCAGATATCCTTCAACAGCCCTTGCTACAAGACCTCGACCAGAACCTGGTTGGTGGACAAGTACAAGGCCTCAACAACATGCAATTCTCTATGCCGCCCAACAACCAGCCTATTGTCGCGCCACGAGCGCAGCTTCGCCAGAACGCGCCGCATTTCGGGAACAACTTCCTCGGCGTGACTGGCAGTATTGACTTCAATGACTTTCCCAACGGTAACAATGTCATGGCTGTGAACGCACCCGATCCCAACCAAAACAATCACATGCGTGCTAATTCTCTGGATACTCTTGAGGACGATCTCAACATTATGGACACCTCAGGTGACTTGAACTGGGAGAACTGGGATCAGCTGGTGAGGCAGTTTGGCATGGATATTGAGTCGAATCCAGCTCCTACTGGGAACGCTATGACCTGGAATGCTCCGAACTTCGAGATGGGCACTAATGGTCAGAATCTACGGATGGGGATGGGCATGGGTGGGGGCGACTGGTTCTGA
- a CDS encoding Low-affinity potassium transport protein — translation MAPFKAPNLGPLQKPSRWVRKHWLPPLNFITIHYAYFIISCMISALIIWRSSTPSHSVQFIDALFLSTSAMTEAGLNTVNLSSLNTFQQVWLLLQIFFGSAIFVSAVVVHFRKAAFEKKFQHVLAEREKRRRAQRGRSRSRGHKHGWSLSSRTRQDRQDEEILVEQSKERQERSRKEDDIGHISKDTGIKSAAQRGENGERSRDGDLTRSDHDDMNEKELGIDGSDHRAGLHFSDDTIFDRQHSPVSPRKRSHSLFRVQGVGADPSASLEPVSTTRSGTNVNSKQDISSSKPKIYEDLGGYINTLGGWMGRNSQMYGLTEKERERLGGYEYRAVKVLSWLVPTYLLLMQFFGAIGCAAWVASTRPDVTRSNGLNPWWVGAFNAVSAFNNSGMSLLDANMTAFQTGHYILLTMGFLILAGNTCYPIFLRLIIWTMWKLVTRFTDSEPWREHARTLKFLLDHPRRCYTNIFPRRHTYWLLASVIVLNAIDWAGFEILNIGNEHIEILPVGVRVIDGLFQAFAVRSGGFYVVPISQVRISLQVLYVVMMYISVYPVVITMRNSNVYEERSLGIYAEDAEKEEESRSSDRGFLGRITGHLAGHHHQKESNTHFIRHQLRAQLAHDMWTVVIALFLIMIIEGGQFDRDQGNFSVFNFLFEIVSGYGCVGISVGIPWENYSFAGTWHKGSKLILCFVMLRGRHRGLPVAIDKAVLLPGEETAETEEADGRRRLEMERLRTRSRGREVV, via the coding sequence ATGGCGCCCTTCAAAGCGCCCAACCTGGGACCACTGCAGAAACCATCTCGATGGGTCAGAAAGCATTGGCTGCCACCGCTCAATTTCATCACCATACACTACGCCTACTTCATCATATCATGTATGATCAGCGCCCTAATCATCTGGCGCTCCTCCACCCCGTCACACAGCGTCCAGTTCATAGACGCGTTATTCCTGTCCACCAGTGCCATGACTGAGGCCGGCTTGAATACCGTCAACCTCTCGAGCTTGAACACATTCCAGCAGGTCTGGCTGCTCCTACAGATCTTCTTCGGCTCCGCGATCTTTGTCTCGGCCGTGGTGGTACACTTCAGGAAGGCTGCATTTGAGAAGAAGTTCCAACATGTCTTGGCTGAGCGCGAGAAGCGTCGTCGAGCACAAAGAGGAAGGAGCCGCTCTCGAGGACATAAGCATGGCTGGTCGCTTAGTAGTCGAACGAGACAAGATCGACAAGATGAAGAGATCCTGGTTGAACAGAGCAAAGAGCGACAAGAGCGAAGTCGAAAGGAGGACGATATTGGGCACATATCCAAAGACACAGGGATCAAATCGGCTGCACAGCGGGGGGAAAATGGGGAACGCAGTCGCGATGGTGATCTGACGCGATCTGACCATGACGACATGAATGAGAAAGAGCTGGGTATAGACGGTTCCGACCATCGTGCTGGACTCCACTTCAGCGATGACACGATCTTTGACCGGCAGCACTCGCCAGTGTCGCCCAGGAAGCGAAGCCACAGTTTGTTCCGTGTCCAAGGCGTAGGTGCTGATCCGTCAGCCAGCCTTGAACCTGTAAGCACCACACGATCAGGCACGAATGTAAACTCGAAGCAGGACATATCGTCAAGTAAGCCTAAGATCTATGAAGACTTGGGAGGCTACATCAATACCTTGGGAGGCTGGATGGGAAGGAACAGCCAGATGTACGGCCTCACTGAAAAGGAGCGCGAACGGCTCGGAGGCTACGAGTATCGTGCCGTGAAGGTCCTGTCATGGCTGGTACCAACCTACCTGCTTCTCATGCAATTCTTCGGAGCCATTGGCTGTGCGGCCTGGGTGGCCAGCACCAGACCAGACGTAACACGTAGCAACGGTCTGAACCCTTGGTGGGTCGGTGCCTTCAATGCCGTGTCTGCCTTTAACAATTCTGGCATGAGTCTCCTCGACGCGAACATGACAGCCTTCCAGACAGGCCACTACATCCTCTTGACTATGGGCTTCTTGATCCTCGCCGGCAATACATGCTACCCAATCTTCTTGAGGCTTATAATCTGGACCATGTGGAAACTCGTCACCCGTTTCACCGACTCAGAACCCTGGCGCGAGCATGCCCGTACCCTGAAGTTCCTCCTCGACCATCCACGCCGATGCTACACCAATATCTTTCCTCGCCGTCATACTTACTGGCTGCTCGCGTCCGTCATCGTCCTAAATGCTATTGACTGGGCCGGCTTCGAGATCCTCAACATTGGCAATGAACACATCGAGATCCTGCCCGTAGGCGTGCGCGTGATTGACGGCCTCTTCCAGGCTTTCGCGGTGCGAAGCGGTGGTTTCTATGTCGTGCCTATAAGCCAGGTGCGCATCAGTCTGCAAGTCCTGTACGTCGTGATGATGTACATCAGCGTCTACCCAGTAGTGATCACCATGCGCAACAGTAATGTGTATGAGGAGAGATCGCTGGGGATATATGCTGAAGACGCTGAGAAGGAAGAAGAGAGCCGATCCAGTGACAGAGGGTTCCTGGGACGCATCACTGGCCACCTTGCCGGACACCACCATCAGAAAGAGAGCAATACGCACTTCATCCGGCATCAACTCCGCGCACAACTTGCGCACGATATGTGGACTGTCGTCATCGCTCTCTTCCTAATCATGATCATCGAGGGAGGTCAATTCGATCGCGACCAGGGCAACTTTTCAGTCTTCAACTTCCTCTTTGAGATTGTGTCTGGCTACGGATGCGTCGGAATCAGCGTGGGAATCCCATGGGAGAACTACAGCTTCGCGGGCACGTGGCACAAAGGCAGCAAGTTGATTCTGTGCTTCGTTATGTTGCGAGGACGGCACAGAGGACTGCCAGTGGCGATCGACAAGGCGGTCTTGCTGCCGGGTGAGGAGACGGCGGAGACTGAGGAAGCAGATGGGAGGAGAAGATTGGAGATGGAGAGGTTGAGGACGAGGAGTCGGGGCAGGGAAGTGGTGTAG
- a CDS encoding Spindle pole body component alp6: MASRSDRVDSALQSLLERLVPPQLPHEDDDTANQRWDDAYNFATRTVKQGGHGEQLGEDVGHVADLIRRKLVRDGHVMRGEEERRFGNLVERLVSQPVLSRKGAILRFLLRSEDLGLSGDGENGRDGVFGEEEEEEDEQTRRDGQELVEQEDEDDDEEVMEEKEVFDEAFRRNGLPRVSPASGPESPKRPPVLSRERERQVPARERPQTRQDETPVAPKMNGAVGEPTESALLRDLPFTLQGLSSNNLPFADAKSLRLPTTLPVPLVALLHTLAEPSLLYKSLSDFVESSEGGLVGQSLRSAIGIELRSYLGLVATLEGQIRRALAQLDETKPQGGLGKTAVTLKRCVVWTREATLGLRLMSMIVESAKGKKGGELITLIHTFSSSHGDPFVHSFAERMLTHVTRPFYNMLRAWIYDGELEDPYLEFFVFENEGYEDSGATSVWDHKYRLKQGMIPSIMSSDFANRVFLIGKSLNFIRYGCGDSGWVESHSKSASRELKYGDMATLSTSIDEAYKTVMARLLSLMESKFALSSHLQALKKYLLLGQGDFIELLMESLSANLDRPANSQYRHTLTAQLEHAIRNSNAQYDSADVLRRLDARMLELSHGEIGWDVFTLEYRIDSPLDVIVTPWANKQYLKVFNFLFRVKRVEFALSTTWRNVQTGARGVLGSVSDKLGADWKSARGGLAEMIHFIDQLQYYILFEVIEAGWNGLQSNFKKPDATLDTLISAHTGYLRSITRKGLLGGGGTADFTAQLHELLKLMLAYRDAVDSLYSYSVAEFTRRQDLSSRIESRTKAGRWGLTEADESSRSEESPIPPLLQTNGGSLDGERDRLDQIKQRLRSLEIDFRSRTNVLLGDLAHQPDTDMRFLGVAMNFNDVYQPVRKRRQKPGDKMQASMVGSVAKKPAEEVKA, from the coding sequence ATGGCCTCCAGATCCGACCGCGTCGATAGCGCCCTACAATCTCTCCTCGAACGCCTTGTCCCACCCCAACTCCCTCATGAAGACGACGACACCGCGAACCAGCGCTGGGACGACGCCTACAATTTCGCGACTCGAACTGTAAAGCAGGGTGGGCATGGTGAGCAGTTGGGAGAAGATGTGGGTCATGTTGCGGATCTTATTAGGAGGAAGTTGGTGAGAGATGGACATGTGATGAGGGGAGAggaggagaggaggtttgGCAATCTTGTGGAGCGGTTGGTGAGTCAGCCGGTGTTGAGTCGCAAGGGGGCGATTTTGAGGTTTTTGTTGCGGAGTGAGGATTTGGGGTTGAGTGGAGATGGGGAGAATGGGAGGGATGGAGTGTTTggagaggaggaggaggaggaggatgAGCAGACGCGGCGGGATGGACAGGAGTTGGTGGAGCAGGAAGATGAAGATGATGATGAGGAGGTGATGGAGGAGAAAGAGGTGTTTGATGAGGCTTTCAGGAGGAACGGCTTACCGCGTGTGAGTCCAGCGAGCGGACCTGAGAGCCCTAAGAGGCCACCGGTACTGAGTAGGGAGAGGGAGAGGCAAGTCCCGGCTAGGGAGAGGCCACAGACGAGGCAAGACGAGACACCGGTCGCACCGAAGATGAACGGAGCCGTGGGTGAGCCGACGGAAAGTGCGCTGCTGAGGGACCTGCCCTTTACACTGCAGGGACTTTCGTCGAACAATCTGCCTTTTGCGGACGCTAAGTCATTGAGGTTACCGACCACGCTACCTGTGCCGCTTGTTGCACTTCTGCATACGCTGGCTGAGCCGTCGTTGCTGTACAAGTCGCTCTCGGATTTCGTCGAGTCTTCTGAGGGTGGTCTGGTAGGGCAGAGTCTGCGTTCTGCTATTGGGATCGAGTTACGATCATATCTGGGCCTGGTCGCTACGCTTGAAGGGCAGATTCGGCGGGCGCTTGCTCAGCTCGACGAGACGAAGCCACAAGGTGGACTTGGGAAGACAGCAGTGACGCTGAAGAGATGTGTGGTCTGGACACGAGAAGCTACACTTGGTCTCCGCCTGATGAGCATGATCGTGGAGTCTGCGAAGGGCAAGAAAGGAGGCGAGCTCATCACGCTCATACACACCTTTTCATCCTCACATGGCGACCCCTTTGTGCATAGCTTCGCAGAACGGATGCTCACACACGTCACGAGGCCTTTCTACAACATGCTCCGGGCCTGGATCTATGATGGAGAACTGGAAGATCCGTACCTGGAGTTCTTCGTCTTTGAAAACGAAGGCTATGAAGACAGTGGCGCGACTAGTGTCTGGGACCATAAGTACCGGCTCAAGCAAGGCATGATACCATCGATCATGTCATCAGACTTCGCAAATCGGGTATTCTTGATTGGAAAGAGCTTGAACTTCATCCGCTATGGTTGCGGTGACAGTGGCTGGGTGGAGTCGCACAGCAAGTCTGCTTCGCGAGAGCTAAAGTACGGCGATATGGCGACTTTGTCTACGAGCATCGACGAGGCATACAAGACAGTCATGGCACGATTGTTGAGCCTGATGGAAAGCAAGTTTGCACTTTCTTCGCATCTGCAAGCATTGAAGAAGTACCTCTTGCTGGGTCAGGGCGACTTCATCGAGTTGCTGATGGAATCACTATCGGCAAACCTGGATCGACCAGCGAACAGCCAATATCGTCACACTCTGACCGCGCAGCTTGAACATGCCATCCGCAACTCGAACGCACAGTACGACAGTGCAGATGTGCTTCGTCGGCTTGACGCTCGAATGCTGGAGTTGAGTCATGGCGAGATAGGCTGGGATGTTTTCACCCTCGAGTACCGCATCGACTCACCTCTCGATGTGATCGTGACACCCTGGGCCAACAAGCAATACCTTAAGGTCTTCAACTTCCTCTTCCGCGTCAAACGGGTGGAGTTTGCCCTTTCCACAACATGGCGGAACGTCCAGACTGGTGCACGAGGCGTTCTAGGTTCTGTCAGCGATAAGCTCGGCGCAGACTGGAAGAGCGCACGTGGCGGTCTAGCGGAAATGATTCATTTCATCGATCAACTACAGTACTATATCCTCTTCGAAGTCATCGAAGCCGGCTGGAATGGCCTGCAAAGCAACTTCAAGAAGCCCGATGCCACACTGGATACCCTTATCAGCGCACACACAGGCTACCTCCGCTCCATCACACGGAAAGGTCTCCTTGGCGGAGGTGGCACAGCAGACTTCACAGCACAACTCCACGAACTCCTCAAACTCATGCTCGCGTACCGCGACGCAGTTGACAGCCTTTACAGCTACAGCGTTGCCGAGTTCACCCGACGTCAAGACCTCTCCTCCCGCATCGAAAGCCGCACCAAAGCCGGGCGGTGGGGTCTCACGGAAGCTGACGAGTCTTCGCGCTCAGAAGAGTCTCCCATCCCGCCCCTGTTACAGACAAATGGAGGCAGCCTAGATGGTGAGAGAGATCGGCTGGATCAGATCAAACAGAGGCTGAGGAGTCTTGAGATTGATTTCAGGTCCAGGACGAATGTATTGCTGGGTGATTTGGCGCATCAGCCGGATACGGATATGAGGTTCTTGGGCGTGGCGATGAATTTCAATGACGTCTATCAGCCGGTGAGGAAGAGGAGGCAGAAGCCTGGTGATAAGATGCAGGCATCGATGGTGGGCAGTGTGGCGAAGAAGCCGGCTGAGGAGGTGAAGGCGTGA
- a CDS encoding Cyclic AMP-dependent transcription factor ATF-2, whose protein sequence is MATATRSSATASPHLNNAGIKSTTASPRSSRSALQTSDTLKKEPSVEAKPESSVPTINQPDETDATANNNKEAVTTNAPLAPPPKPTQNGGGDYFAGAHNDPNLSREPNPFESAFGNPAETPGKPQLPGVTSLTSPASLLPGNTPGWPGSLRSGPLSPAMLSGPSGSNDYFNSDHHFGGSFPTPNESSLRTGLTPGGGGSMFPQPSPNSQAIYNQLQSGGATPGTLDFHRTAMTARAQTQANTNTYGLGQGIATSQPQQNPNIQPDLDSKPYNPNGSTSNQDSQDPFGSHQTNDAANGLFMLAQAGGQQRNAQGYPMSQQQQQGYQQNAQMKQGGKGSVGSTMSGGSTGEDNQYSDDADSKPSTRNGRGRKGPTGKAANGKRKNDDPSAKGANKRQRGSTVSEEPEDADMGQDDDEDQMNADGKKMTDEEKRKNFLERNRVAALKCRQRKKQWLANLQQKVEIFSTENDALAATVTQLREEIVGLKTLLLAHKDCPVSQAQGISGMAMQQIAGDAHGFANPYGMAMGQGGPGMQQNMQQAQMQRR, encoded by the exons ATGGCAACCGCAACTCGATCATCTGCAACCGCCTCGCCTCATCTAAACAATGCTGGCATCAAGAGCACCACAGCATCACCTCGCTCTAGTCGCAGTGCCCTGCAAACATCAG ACACTTTGAAGAAGGAGCCTAGTGTTGAGGCCAAGCCAG AATCGAGCGTACCTACCATCAACCAACCCGACGAGACGGACGCCACTGCCAACAACAACAAGGAAGCCGTGACTACCAATGCGCCTCTTGCACCTCCGCCTAAACCCACACAGAACGGTGGTGGAGACTACTTTGCCGGAGCGCACAACGATCCGAACTTGTCGAGAGAACCGAACCCATTCGAAAGCGCATTTGGAAACCCCGCAGAGACACCAGGCAAGCCGCAACTACCTGGCGTAACCAGTCTGACATCGCCAGCTTCCCTTCTACCTGGCAACACACCTGGCTGGCCCGGATCCCTGCGCTCTGGTCCTCTCAGTCCTGCTATGCTAAGCGGTCCTAGTGGGTCGAACGACTACTTCAATAGTGACCATCACTTTGGAGGCAGCTTCCCGACCCCTAACGAATCTTCGTTGAGGACTGGATTGACGCCCGGTGGAGGCGGGTCTATGTTCCCGCAGCCATCGCCGAACTCGCAAGCAATCTACAACCAGTTGCAGAGTGGTGGTGCTACGCCAGGAACACTCGACTTCCATCGAACGGCCATGACTGCGCGTGCACAGACTCAGGCCAACACGAACACTTACGGACTTGGGCAAGGCATCGCCACTTCGCAACCGCAACAGAACCCAAACATCCAGCCTGACCTCGATAGCAAGCCTTACAACCCCAACGGCTCAACGTCGAACCAAGACAGCCAAGATCCGTTCGGTTCGCACCAGACCAACGACGCCGCGAACGGGCTGTTCATGCTCGCGCAGGCTGGTGGACAGCAACGCAACGCCCAAGGGTACCCAATGTCTCAACAGCAGCAGCAAGGATACCAACAAAACGCCCAGATGAAACAGGGCGGTAAGGGTAGCGTCGGTAGCACCATGTCCGGCGGTAGCACTGGCGAGGACAATCAATACTCCGACGATGCCGACTCCAAGCCATCGACACGGAACGGTCGCGGGAGGAAGGGTCCGACAGGCAAAGCCGCCAATGGAAAGAGGAAGAACGACGACCCGTCTGCCAAGGGCGCAAACAAGAGACAAAGAGGCAGTACTGTGTCCGAAGAGCCTGAAGACGCCGACATGGGTCAAGATGATGATGAAGACCAAATGAACGCCGATGGCAAGAAGATGACCGACGAGGAGAAGCGCAAGAACTTCCTCGAGCGCAATCG TGTCGCTGCTCTCAAATGTAGACAACGCAAGAAGCAGTGGCTGGCAAACCTCCAGCAGAAAGTCGAGATCTTTAGCACAGAGAACGATGCACTGGCTGCAACCGTTACGCAGCTGAGAGAAGAAATCGTCGGGCTGAAGACATTACTTTTGGCGCACAAGGACTGTCCAGTATCTCAAGCACAAGGGATATCCGGCATGGCCATGCAGCAGATCGCGGGCGACGCACACGGCTTCGCGAACCCATACGGCATGGCAATGGGCCAAGGTGGACCTGGCATGCAACAAAATATGCAGCAAGCGCAGATGCAGAGAAGGTGA
- a CDS encoding General alpha-glucoside permease: MDGAYAFPPIHEASASSLPSSQTQTHRKMPSATLRAEEMLLQDQERSLSPDDHEDGDAYVEIEDPDHEERVRIWPVLAAGCTLWGLQLVWSTIFARGTAYLQSIGIPISLSALLWVAGPLCGLVVQPVLGAISDSYEPGPGRNRRNPFILAGAIATAVCMLGLAWTPNIAALFAGIFGESSRSTLLIANAFVWVYGLNISIQPLQGGIRTLMHEVVPMRAQSWIAALNGIIVAVGTICGYLLASISFGHSSSGPESEVLQFQALSVTVAFLLLVCSVNTALCTYRTVNTRNSDTSLATSWYSLSLKDAILRNLECLRSMPRSIRLTLQVQFFSWMGWFPTLYYQTAYLAHLYKIPTRTAMSNSSQHAEQAAFDSLPFAIVMLITSIALAAVPAWMDYAPKHTADGQSTRSLQLLVDLWLAGHVLFSITMASTPFVTSTTQGIVVFAMTGIPRALSMWVPFALVGREVTESRDAGTLTSLHNAAMSAPQILAAGACVVLFMVAKYIGGLEETVWAMLLASVAGVLAAWKTWQLRGGMMK; encoded by the exons ATGGACGGCGCGTACGCATTCCCTCCAATTCATGAGGCTTCAGCCTCATCTTTGCCTTCTTCGCAGACGCAGACGCATAGAAAGATGCCATCTGCGACGTTGCGAGCTGAGGAGATGTTGCTACAAGATCAGGAGAGGTCGCTTTCCCCGGACGATCACGAGGATGGTGATGCTTATGTTGAGATTGAGGATCCGGATCATGAGGAGCGGGTGAGGATTTGGCCGGTGTTGGCGGCTGGGTGTACTTTATGGGG ATTACAATTGGTGTGGTCGACTATTTTCGCGAGAGGAACG GCATATCTTCAATCGATTGGAATCCCGATATCTCTATCGGCCTTGCTATGGGTCGCGGGTCCACTGTGTGGTCTTGTTGTCCAGCCTGTGCTGGGGGCAATTAGTGACTCCTACGAGCCAGGACCTGGGAGGAACCGACGCAATCCATTCATACTGGCAGGTGCCATTGCCACGGCGGTATGTATGCTTGGCCTGGCATGGACGCCGAACATCGCGGCCCTCTTCGCTGGAATCTTTGGTGAAAGCTCTCGCAGCACGCTATTGATTGCGAACGCCTTTGTATGGGTGTATGGCCTCAACATCTCTATACAGCCTCTGCAAGGTGGCATCCGCACCCTCATGCATGAAGTGGTACCCATGCGAGCACAGTCCTGGATCGCGGCGTTGAATGGCATCATTGTGGCTGTTGGTACCATTTGTGGATATCTGCTGGCCTCAATTTCCTTTGGCCATTCTTCGTCAGGTCCAGAGTCGGAGGTTCTGCAGTTCCAGGCACTCAGCGTCACTGTAGCGTTTTTACTTCTGGTCTGCTCAGTGAATACGGCGCTGTGCACGTACAGAACGGTCAATACGAGGAACAGCGATACTTCGCTCGCCACCTCCTGGTACTCGCTGTCGCTCAAGGACGCAATCCTACGCAATTTGGAATGCTTGCGCTCCATGCCAAGGAGCATACGGCTCACTCTCCAGGTGCAGTTCTTTTCCTGGATGGGCTGGTTTCCAACTCTATACTATCAAACAGC CTATCTGGCACACCTCTACAAGATTCCGACACGGACTGCCATGTCGAATTCATCGCAACATGCTGAGCAGGCAGCTTTCGACTCACTGCCTTTCGCAATCGTCATGCTAATAACATCGATCGCTCTGGCAGCGGTCCCTGCATGGATGGACTATGCTCCAAAGCACACAGCAGATGGGCAGTCCACGAGATCTCTCCAGTTGCTGGTGGATCTGTGGTTGGCTGGCCACGTGCTATTCTCCATTACAATGGCATCGACGCCATTCGTCACCAGTACGACGCAGGGGATCGTGGTGTTTGCCATGACTGGTATCCCACGGGCGTTGTCAATGTGGGTGCCATTTGCACTGGTTGGAAGGGAAGTGACCGAGTCTCGAGACGCAGGAACGTTGACGAGCTTGCACAACGCGGCCATGTCCGCGCCTCAGATTCTGGCGGCCGGGGCGTGTGTCGTGCTGTTCATGGTGGCGAAGTATATTGGAGGTCTGGAAGAGACTGTGTGGGCTATGCTGCTGGCAAGCGTTGCTGGAGTCCTCGCTGCGTGGAAGACGTGGCAGCTGCGAGGGGGGATGATGAAGTGA